Proteins from a single region of Desulfolutivibrio sulfoxidireducens:
- the gmk gene encoding guanylate kinase: protein MRRLGLLFVVSAPSGAGKSTLLAALRKEFPELTYSVSATTRAPRPGEVDGRDYHFLSEEAFLRLRDTGHFAEWARVHGNFYGTPMRPVIDLLSSGKDVLFDIDVAGADQLRQVFEEGTYVFILPPSRAELARRLGGRGTESPETLAKRLKNAAGEISQAGRFDFWVVNDDLDRATDHLRAVYLAARARPRLFPGLVEELLAQFD, encoded by the coding sequence ATGAGGCGGCTGGGACTGCTTTTCGTGGTCAGCGCGCCCTCGGGCGCGGGCAAGTCCACCCTGCTTGCGGCCCTGCGCAAGGAATTCCCGGAACTGACCTATTCCGTGTCCGCCACCACCCGGGCCCCGCGCCCCGGGGAGGTGGACGGCCGCGACTACCACTTCCTGTCCGAGGAGGCATTCCTCCGGCTGCGCGACACCGGACACTTCGCCGAATGGGCCAGGGTGCACGGCAATTTCTACGGCACGCCCATGAGACCGGTGATCGATCTTCTGTCCTCGGGCAAGGACGTGCTTTTCGACATCGACGTGGCCGGGGCGGACCAGTTGCGCCAGGTCTTCGAGGAGGGAACCTACGTGTTCATCCTGCCGCCCTCGCGGGCCGAACTGGCCAGACGCCTGGGCGGCCGGGGCACGGAATCCCCCGAGACCCTGGCTAAGCGCCTGAAAAACGCCGCCGGGGAGATATCCCAGGCCGGCCGGTTCGATTTTTGGGTGGTCAACGACGACCTTGACCGGGCGACGGACCACTTGCGCGCCGTCTACCTGGCCGCGCGCGCCCGCCCAAGGCTTTTTCCCGGCCTGGTGGAGGAGCTTTTGGCCCAGTTCGATTGA
- a CDS encoding tetratricopeptide repeat protein, with the protein MAETDDRHPLHTPPKGAAPSSGKPHDRIKGVFSTQSIQRVGTGTTTRKTIQKMYWFVEERGDKLLDIQPLNKNYIPTGPKRKITMEELLEKFAPEPEFYVSTVYPKMRELNMTIVKGETHRRKGEIFSAELEFGQALAVDEENVRANFGLGLTYLDRGEANKAQDIFERLVRLDAAFDQEHKHLFNEFGINLRKNKMLDQALDYYKRAETLADADENLHYNIARAFFEKKDMEMCFEYLKKALDINPDLVAAKKFLAYLTERQLLPGQAAPHARPSPEEPTQQPTGHGEGPGKTPPESAQP; encoded by the coding sequence ATGGCCGAAACGGACGATCGCCACCCTCTCCACACGCCGCCCAAGGGTGCCGCCCCGTCCTCCGGCAAGCCTCACGACCGGATCAAGGGGGTCTTTTCCACCCAGTCCATCCAGCGCGTCGGCACCGGCACCACCACCCGCAAGACCATCCAGAAGATGTACTGGTTCGTCGAGGAAAGAGGCGACAAGCTTCTCGACATCCAGCCCCTGAACAAGAATTACATCCCCACCGGCCCGAAACGCAAGATAACCATGGAAGAGCTTCTGGAAAAATTCGCGCCCGAGCCGGAATTCTACGTCTCCACGGTCTACCCCAAGATGCGCGAGCTCAACATGACCATCGTCAAGGGGGAGACCCATCGGCGCAAAGGCGAAATATTCAGCGCCGAGCTCGAATTCGGGCAGGCCCTGGCCGTGGACGAGGAGAACGTCCGGGCCAATTTCGGCCTGGGGCTGACCTATCTGGACCGGGGCGAGGCCAACAAGGCCCAGGACATCTTCGAGCGCCTGGTGCGCCTGGACGCGGCCTTCGACCAGGAGCACAAACACCTTTTCAATGAATTCGGCATCAATCTGCGCAAGAACAAGATGCTCGACCAGGCCCTGGACTACTACAAGCGGGCCGAAACCCTGGCCGACGCCGATGAGAACCTGCACTACAACATCGCCAGGGCCTTTTTTGAGAAAAAAGACATGGAAATGTGTTTCGAATATCTCAAAAAAGCCCTGGACATCAATCCCGACCTCGTCGCCGCGAAAAAATTTCTTGCCTATCTGACGGAAAGACAGCTCCTTCCGGGTCAGGCCGCGCCCCACGCCCGTCCCTCGCCGGAGGAGCCGACACAACAGCCCACAGGCCACGGCGAAGGCCCTGGAAAAACCCCGCCGGAGAGCGCGCAACCCTGA
- a CDS encoding DUF370 domain-containing protein, which yields MAKTALLNIGFGNYVVSSRVVAIVNPTSSPMRRLREDARGDNRLVDATQGRKTRSIIITDSNHVVLSGIQAETIGQRFLQEDDSDDG from the coding sequence ATGGCGAAGACCGCCCTGCTCAACATCGGATTCGGCAATTACGTGGTGTCCTCGCGGGTGGTGGCCATCGTCAACCCGACCTCCTCGCCCATGCGCCGCCTGCGCGAGGATGCCCGGGGCGACAACCGTCTGGTGGACGCCACCCAAGGCCGCAAGACCCGGTCCATCATCATCACCGACTCCAACCACGTGGTGCTCTCGGGCATCCAGGCCGAGACCATCGGCCAGCGTTTCCTCCAGGAGGACGATTCCGATGACGGCTAG